A stretch of Candidatus Hydrogenedentota bacterium DNA encodes these proteins:
- the nrfD gene encoding polysulfide reductase NrfD, with product MSTNEAALRPMDIIEGDMDAGRLDDDVFRPMESFPTGRWMTAMAFAGGLATLFPICAGYTIWRGIGVWGINAPVGWGWAIVNFVFWVGIGHAGTLISAILFLFRQKWRTGIARFAEAMTIFAVFCALQFPLLHTGRPWLAMFWLVPYPNDQGIYQNFRSPLEWDVFAVSTYGLVSFMFWYTGLIPDLATARDRARHPFRKFVYGLMSLGWQGSNRAWRHYEKAYLMFAGLSTPLVLSVHSVVSTDFAVSVIPGWHTTIFPPYFVAGAIFSGFAMVATLIIILRRMFNLYHLITDNHLELMNKVMIATSMMVGYAYAVEFFMAWYGGIAYERFVFINRAAGPYAWAYWTMVICNVVVPQLFWFKKVRRTVWMIYPIVLLVNVGMWFERFVIVVTSLHRDYLPSSWGHYAPTWVDIGLFAGSFGTFLTFMLLFCRFLPTVSTTEMKAILPNAHPAHGASHG from the coding sequence ATGAGCACGAACGAGGCGGCATTGCGGCCAATGGACATCATCGAGGGGGACATGGACGCGGGGAGGCTTGACGACGACGTGTTCAGGCCGATGGAGTCCTTTCCGACGGGGCGGTGGATGACGGCCATGGCCTTCGCGGGCGGGCTCGCCACCCTGTTCCCAATCTGCGCCGGCTACACGATATGGCGGGGCATCGGCGTCTGGGGCATCAACGCGCCCGTGGGCTGGGGCTGGGCGATTGTCAACTTTGTGTTCTGGGTCGGCATCGGCCACGCGGGCACGCTCATATCGGCCATCCTTTTTCTGTTCAGGCAGAAATGGCGGACGGGCATCGCGCGTTTCGCGGAGGCGATGACGATATTCGCGGTCTTCTGCGCGCTTCAGTTTCCCCTGCTCCACACGGGCCGCCCCTGGCTGGCGATGTTCTGGCTGGTCCCGTACCCGAACGACCAGGGCATCTACCAGAATTTCCGCTCCCCCCTGGAGTGGGACGTGTTCGCGGTGTCCACCTATGGCCTGGTCTCCTTCATGTTCTGGTACACGGGCCTGATTCCCGACCTTGCCACGGCGCGCGACCGCGCGCGGCACCCGTTCCGCAAATTTGTGTACGGCCTGATGAGCCTGGGCTGGCAGGGGAGCAACCGCGCGTGGCGCCATTACGAGAAGGCCTACCTGATGTTCGCGGGGCTTTCCACGCCGCTGGTGCTTTCGGTGCACAGCGTGGTTTCGACGGACTTCGCCGTGTCCGTGATTCCCGGCTGGCACACGACCATATTCCCGCCGTATTTCGTGGCGGGGGCCATCTTCTCCGGATTCGCGATGGTGGCGACGCTGATCATCATCCTCCGCCGGATGTTCAACCTGTACCATCTGATCACGGACAACCACCTTGAGCTGATGAACAAGGTCATGATCGCCACCTCGATGATGGTCGGCTACGCCTACGCGGTGGAGTTTTTCATGGCGTGGTACGGCGGGATCGCCTACGAGCGGTTCGTGTTCATCAACCGCGCGGCGGGGCCCTACGCCTGGGCGTACTGGACGATGGTGATCTGCAACGTGGTGGTGCCGCAGCTCTTTTGGTTCAAGAAAGTCCGCCGGACGGTGTGGATGATTTACCCCATCGTGCTGCTGGTGAACGTGGGTATGTGGTTCGAGCGTTTTGTGATTGTGGTGACCAGCCTGCACCGCGACTACCTGCCGTCAAGCTGGGGGCATTACGCGCCGACCTGGGTTGACATCGGCCTGTTCGCCGGCAGTTTCGGCACCTTCCTGACGTTCATGCTGCTGTTCTGCCGGTTTCTGCCGACCGTCTCAACGACCGAGATGAAGGCTATCCTGCCAAACGCGCACCCCGCGCACGGAGCGAGCCATGGCTGA
- a CDS encoding DUF3341 domain-containing protein, with protein sequence MADMEHVTTAAGQGAPHRTVGLAGLFDDVNDLAGAARALRDAGFSRWDCHTPYPVHGLDDAMGLRPSPIPVISLIFGFLGFCTAIALTYGLSVWYYPIHIGGKALFSWQAFVPIFFGLFVLFGAVSAFLSMFVLCRLGRWHSPLHDSGVMAEITRDRFAVVVEAADPAYSEAKVRALLEASGCRDTRPLIEHGEEDDAFI encoded by the coding sequence ATGGCTGACATGGAACATGTGACAACGGCGGCCGGCCAGGGCGCCCCGCACAGGACGGTGGGGCTGGCCGGCCTCTTCGACGATGTGAACGACCTGGCGGGCGCGGCGCGCGCCCTGCGCGACGCGGGGTTCAGCCGCTGGGACTGCCACACGCCTTACCCGGTGCACGGGCTCGACGACGCGATGGGCCTGCGTCCCTCCCCCATACCCGTGATCTCGCTCATATTCGGATTTCTGGGCTTTTGCACGGCCATCGCGCTGACCTACGGGTTGAGCGTCTGGTATTACCCGATTCACATCGGCGGGAAGGCGCTGTTTAGTTGGCAGGCGTTTGTGCCGATATTTTTCGGCCTGTTTGTGCTTTTCGGCGCGGTGTCCGCCTTTCTCTCCATGTTCGTCCTGTGCCGCCTGGGCCGGTGGCATTCGCCGCTGCACGACTCGGGCGTGATGGCGGAGATCACGCGGGACCGCTTCGCGGTGGTGGTCGAGGCCGCCGACCCGGCGTATTCGGAGGCCAAGGTGCGCGCCCTGCTCGAGGCGTCCGGCTGCCGGGACACCCGCCCGCTCATCGAGCACGGCGAGGAGGATGACGCGTTCATATGA
- a CDS encoding cytochrome c — protein sequence MIPQFVIDKLQTVYPKWSPLMYKATLLGALATAVIVPLALVPVPMIEFFNGMAAQPKGKAQGTYGRVFGEARMVERPPVPGTVPRGYHRYAFDGAGNTIEDALRVGETLNNPVALDRANLERGRRVFDVYCAVCHGKGGDGDGPATGPNRFPAPPSLHTDQARGYPDGAVFHIITKGMGKMPGYAKQIDKEDRWKAIHYLRALQRAKNPKPGDLQP from the coding sequence ATGATTCCACAATTTGTCATAGACAAGCTTCAGACCGTGTACCCGAAGTGGTCGCCCCTGATGTACAAGGCGACCCTGCTGGGGGCGCTCGCCACGGCGGTCATTGTGCCGCTGGCGCTGGTGCCCGTGCCGATGATCGAGTTCTTCAACGGGATGGCGGCGCAGCCGAAGGGGAAGGCGCAGGGGACCTACGGGCGCGTGTTCGGCGAGGCGCGGATGGTGGAGCGCCCGCCCGTGCCGGGGACCGTGCCGCGCGGTTATCACCGCTACGCCTTTGACGGGGCGGGAAACACGATAGAGGACGCGTTGCGTGTTGGCGAGACACTCAACAACCCAGTGGCGCTGGACCGCGCCAACCTCGAGCGCGGCCGCCGGGTGTTCGACGTGTACTGCGCGGTCTGCCACGGGAAGGGCGGGGACGGGGACGGTCCGGCGACGGGTCCGAACCGTTTTCCCGCGCCGCCCTCGCTGCACACCGACCAGGCGCGGGGCTATCCGGACGGCGCCGTGTTCCACATCATCACGAAGGGCATGGGGAAAATGCCTGGCTACGCGAAGCAGATAGACAAGGAGGACCGCTGGAAGGCGATCCATTACCTCCGCGCGCTTCAGCGCGCGAAGAATCCAAAACCGGGGGACTTGCAGCCATGA
- a CDS encoding quinol:cytochrome C oxidoreductase — translation MTSAADTKTTELAGAPRPSAPLRLLSLGLVAAGVLLSLPALFSDGGRAQFAHGYLMGFTFVWGIALGSLFWVVLHHLTHARWSVVVRRVMEMLAEPVWLAGLFFIPLALMVVLNARFHLYEWADPGIVAGDALLQGKRPYLNTPFFILRGLVFFGLWIGFARFFVRGSLSQDNGGAGAGATLRMRSLSPAFMLVFAVTVTFAGIDWLMSLSPRWFSTIFGVYVFGGIILTSLAAVTVATVGLLRTGRISARAVTPDHLYNLGAFLFAFTIFWAYIAFSQYMLIWYGNMPEESFYMVRRLEDGWLKISLALAAMRLFIPFFVLLSRRAKRNATVLFWVSLLILAGQLLDLYWLIMPEALPGGPTFGWRGVGPVLLMAGAYVWCVSRFLGRHAPLAKGDPELAESLRFHL, via the coding sequence ATGACCAGCGCGGCCGACACGAAGACGACGGAACTTGCGGGCGCGCCCCGGCCGAGCGCCCCGCTGCGCCTGCTTTCCCTGGGGCTTGTCGCGGCGGGGGTGCTGCTGTCCCTGCCGGCGCTGTTCAGCGACGGGGGCCGCGCGCAGTTTGCGCACGGCTACCTGATGGGCTTCACGTTTGTGTGGGGCATCGCGCTGGGCAGCCTGTTCTGGGTGGTGCTGCACCACCTGACCCATGCCAGGTGGTCCGTGGTGGTGCGGCGCGTCATGGAAATGCTGGCCGAGCCGGTCTGGCTTGCGGGGCTGTTTTTCATTCCACTCGCGTTGATGGTGGTCCTGAACGCGCGGTTTCATTTGTATGAGTGGGCCGACCCGGGCATCGTGGCCGGGGACGCCCTGCTCCAGGGGAAGCGGCCCTATCTGAACACGCCGTTCTTCATTCTTCGGGGCCTGGTGTTTTTCGGGTTATGGATTGGCTTCGCCCGGTTCTTTGTGCGGGGCTCGCTGTCGCAGGACAACGGGGGCGCGGGCGCCGGGGCGACACTGCGGATGCGGTCGCTTTCCCCGGCGTTCATGCTGGTGTTCGCGGTGACGGTGACCTTTGCCGGGATTGACTGGCTGATGAGCCTGAGCCCGCGCTGGTTCAGCACCATTTTCGGGGTGTACGTTTTCGGCGGGATAATATTGACGTCCCTTGCGGCGGTGACCGTGGCGACGGTCGGCCTGCTGCGGACGGGCCGGATTTCGGCGCGGGCCGTGACCCCGGACCACCTGTACAACCTTGGGGCGTTTCTATTTGCCTTTACTATATTTTGGGCTTATATCGCATTCAGCCAATACATGCTGATCTGGTACGGAAACATGCCGGAGGAATCATTCTATATGGTCCGGCGTTTAGAGGATGGATGGCTGAAAATAAGCCTTGCCCTGGCGGCAATGAGGCTTTTCATCCCGTTTTTCGTTTTGCTGTCAAGGAGGGCCAAAAGGAACGCCACGGTTCTTTTTTGGGTGTCCCTGCTGATTCTGGCGGGACAGCTTCTGGACCTGTACTGGCTCATCATGCCCGAGGCGCTGCCCGGCGGGCCGACGTTCGGATGGCGCGGGGTTGGGCCTGTTTTGCTGATGGCGGGGGCGTATGTCTGGTGTGTGAGCCGCTTTCTGGGACGCCACGCGCCGTTGGCGAAGGGCGACCCCGAGTTGGCGGAATCTTTGCGGTTTCACTTGTAA
- a CDS encoding SCO family protein — protein MKKLLTLAALLAVTATAPGTAQESVPATDTPGGVGVNERLGEQIPINDLSFTDEQGNKVLLADFFDRPIVFIPVYYRCPGICTPVLQEMASVIGKSDITPGVDYRVLTVSFEPTETHDLAQLKKTNMIAEVKGREMPEDAWRFFVGDAENVRRLTDAVGFLYKRDSNGVDYVHTGTVIFLDKTGKIVRYLDGVQMNPADFKMAVIDAQHGMPRSVMQAVKKLCYTFSPESRTYVLQVNRIILGFTLLFVLGFGAFLLLKPGAKPGDMPPAGGVPAEGAKS, from the coding sequence ATGAAGAAACTCCTAACATTGGCCGCCCTGCTGGCCGTAACGGCCACGGCGCCGGGGACGGCGCAGGAAAGTGTCCCGGCGACGGACACGCCGGGGGGGGTCGGGGTCAATGAGCGCCTCGGCGAGCAGATCCCCATCAACGACCTGTCCTTCACGGACGAGCAGGGGAACAAGGTGCTCCTTGCGGACTTTTTCGACCGTCCCATCGTTTTCATCCCGGTATATTACCGCTGCCCCGGCATCTGCACGCCGGTGCTTCAGGAAATGGCCTCGGTGATCGGCAAGTCCGACATCACGCCGGGCGTGGACTACCGGGTGCTGACCGTGAGCTTTGAGCCGACCGAGACGCACGACCTGGCCCAGTTGAAAAAGACGAACATGATCGCCGAGGTGAAGGGCAGGGAGATGCCGGAGGACGCCTGGCGCTTTTTCGTGGGCGACGCGGAGAACGTGCGGCGGCTGACGGACGCGGTCGGTTTTTTGTACAAGCGCGACAGCAACGGGGTTGATTATGTCCACACGGGCACGGTGATCTTCCTGGACAAGACCGGGAAGATTGTCCGGTATCTTGACGGGGTGCAGATGAACCCCGCCGACTTCAAGATGGCGGTGATTGACGCGCAGCACGGGATGCCGCGCTCGGTGATGCAGGCCGTGAAAAAACTGTGCTACACCTTCAGCCCCGAAAGCAGGACCTATGTGCTCCAGGTGAACCGGATAATCCTCGGGTTCACGCTGCTGTTCGTCCTCGGATTCGGCGCGTTCCTGCTGCTGAAGCCCGGCGCAAAACCCGGCGACATGCCGCCCGCCGGCGGCGTTCCCGCGGAAGGGGCCAAGTCATGA
- a CDS encoding cbb3-type cytochrome c oxidase subunit I produces the protein MNAAAAVTAEAPVTSYLDARRGLLSWLTTTDHKRIGLMYLAGMIIFFLFAVGLALTFRLELLFPGETIISNDTYNKLLTLHGITMIFLFIIPGIPAVFGNFFLPILIGAEDVSFPKINLLSWYCFIAGGLLALVSVFLGGPDTGWTFYVPYSLKTGQNVLVPMIAAFILGWSSILTGINFVTTTHRLRVRGMGFFDMPLFVWSLYSTAWIQIIATPVVGITLLMVLMERYLGVAIFDPARGGDPLLYEHMFWIYSHPAVYIMILPAMGVVSEIIPTFSRKTIFGYRFIAYSSIAIASIGSLVWAHHMFTSGISDTARIVFSFLTFFVAVPSAVKVFNWLATMYRGSIYLGPPMVWALMFIFLFSIGGLTGMIVASLALDVHLHDTSFVVAHFHYTMFGGTGVIFFAALHYWWPKMFGRMYNSKTAMTAAGLFFIGFNLTYMPLFVAGAFGMPRRYADYLPEYTHYHQVSTVGSWILAFSMLLALGNLVYSLYRGARAPENPWGGATLEWRTPTPPPTLNFVGAPDTSRGAYEYPEQVES, from the coding sequence ATGAACGCCGCCGCGGCGGTGACGGCGGAAGCGCCGGTGACCAGCTACCTGGACGCGCGGCGCGGGCTGCTTTCCTGGCTGACGACCACGGACCACAAGCGCATCGGCCTGATGTACCTGGCGGGGATGATCATTTTCTTCCTCTTCGCCGTGGGGCTGGCGCTCACGTTCCGCCTGGAACTGCTGTTTCCCGGCGAGACGATCATCAGCAACGACACCTACAACAAGCTGCTGACCCTGCACGGGATCACGATGATATTCCTGTTCATCATCCCGGGCATCCCGGCGGTGTTCGGGAACTTCTTCCTGCCCATACTCATCGGCGCGGAGGATGTGTCCTTCCCGAAAATCAACCTGCTGTCCTGGTACTGCTTCATTGCGGGGGGGCTGCTCGCGCTGGTTTCCGTGTTCCTCGGCGGGCCGGACACGGGGTGGACCTTCTATGTGCCCTACAGCCTGAAGACGGGGCAGAACGTGCTGGTGCCGATGATAGCGGCGTTCATTCTCGGCTGGTCGTCCATCCTCACGGGCATCAACTTTGTGACGACGACGCACCGGCTCCGCGTGAGGGGGATGGGCTTCTTCGACATGCCCCTTTTCGTTTGGAGCCTTTACTCGACGGCCTGGATACAGATCATCGCGACGCCGGTGGTGGGCATCACGCTGCTGATGGTGCTGATGGAGCGCTACCTGGGCGTGGCCATCTTTGATCCGGCGCGCGGCGGGGACCCGCTGCTCTACGAGCACATGTTCTGGATTTACTCGCATCCGGCGGTGTACATCATGATTTTGCCGGCCATGGGCGTGGTGTCGGAGATAATCCCGACCTTCTCGCGCAAGACCATATTCGGGTACCGCTTCATCGCCTACTCGTCCATCGCCATCGCCAGCATCGGGTCGCTGGTGTGGGCGCACCACATGTTCACCTCGGGCATCTCCGACACGGCGCGGATCGTGTTCTCGTTCCTCACGTTCTTCGTGGCGGTTCCGAGCGCGGTGAAGGTGTTCAACTGGCTGGCGACGATGTACCGGGGCTCCATATACCTCGGGCCGCCGATGGTGTGGGCCCTGATGTTCATCTTCCTGTTCAGCATCGGCGGCCTCACCGGCATGATCGTGGCGTCTCTGGCGCTGGACGTCCACCTGCACGACACGTCGTTCGTGGTGGCGCATTTCCACTACACGATGTTCGGGGGCACGGGCGTTATTTTCTTCGCCGCGCTGCACTACTGGTGGCCGAAGATGTTCGGGCGCATGTACAACAGCAAAACCGCGATGACCGCGGCGGGGCTGTTCTTCATCGGCTTCAACCTGACCTACATGCCCCTGTTTGTGGCGGGCGCCTTCGGGATGCCGCGCCGCTACGCGGACTACCTGCCCGAGTACACGCATTACCACCAGGTGTCCACGGTGGGCTCCTGGATTCTGGCCTTCTCGATGCTGCTGGCGCTGGGCAACCTGGTGTATTCGCTTTACCGGGGCGCGCGCGCGCCGGAGAACCCCTGGGGCGGGGCGACGCTGGAGTGGCGCACGCCCACGCCGCCGCCCACGCTGAACTTTGTCGGCGCCCCGGACACGAGCCGCGGCGCGTATGAATACCCGGAGCAGGTGGAATCATGA
- a CDS encoding cytochrome c oxidase subunit 3, translating to MEHLHAEEGGHAVHYDPLASRIGMWLFLFTEVLLFGTLFLAFAMYLHMHRIEFMSASHHLNKLLGAANTLILLTSSLTMALGIAAAERGARRLSVLFQAATLVAALAFLVIKAQEWGEKFSHDLHPKSPTMLGMPHGEQIFYGFYFTMTGLHALHVIIGAVAVCAGIWLVAKGKARPGRTVALDNIGLYWHLVDVVWIFLFPLFYLIGR from the coding sequence ATGGAGCATCTTCACGCGGAGGAGGGCGGCCACGCCGTCCACTATGACCCGCTCGCATCGCGGATCGGCATGTGGCTGTTTCTTTTCACGGAGGTGCTGCTCTTCGGCACCCTGTTCCTGGCCTTCGCCATGTACCTGCACATGCACCGCATCGAGTTCATGAGCGCGTCGCACCACTTGAACAAATTGCTGGGCGCGGCCAACACCCTCATCCTGCTCACCAGCAGCCTGACGATGGCGCTCGGCATCGCCGCCGCCGAGCGGGGGGCCAGGCGGCTTTCGGTCCTGTTTCAGGCGGCCACGCTGGTGGCGGCTTTGGCCTTTCTGGTCATCAAGGCGCAGGAGTGGGGCGAGAAGTTCTCGCACGACCTCCACCCCAAATCCCCCACGATGCTCGGCATGCCCCATGGCGAGCAGATTTTTTACGGGTTCTATTTCACCATGACGGGGCTGCACGCCCTGCATGTGATTATCGGCGCCGTGGCGGTGTGCGCGGGGATTTGGCTGGTGGCGAAGGGGAAGGCGCGCCCCGGCCGCACCGTGGCGCTCGACAACATCGGGCTGTACTGGCATCTGGTGGACGTGGTCTGGATATTCCTTTTCCCGCTGTTTTATCTGATTGGCAGGTGA
- a CDS encoding cytochrome C oxidase subunit IV family protein, whose translation MTSEHEETRLTPYGTYVAVWGALVFLTGITVGLSFVDMRQVTVLAALIVATVKGSLVLLYFMHVRHTKPMFLYMFAAVGVTYGIFIGLTFMDYWTR comes from the coding sequence ATGACATCGGAACATGAAGAGACGCGGTTGACGCCCTATGGGACCTATGTGGCCGTATGGGGGGCGCTGGTTTTCCTGACGGGGATCACCGTGGGGCTGTCCTTTGTGGACATGCGCCAGGTGACGGTGCTCGCCGCGCTGATTGTGGCCACGGTCAAGGGGTCGCTGGTGCTGCTGTACTTCATGCACGTCCGCCACACGAAGCCGATGTTTCTTTACATGTTCGCCGCCGTGGGTGTCACCTACGGAATATTCATTGGACTGACCTTCATGGACTATTGGACCAGGTAA
- the coxB gene encoding cytochrome c oxidase subunit II: MPIAAPSEISREVNHAFLLIGGTSLVLLVGITLAMLLFVFRFRRSRARTTAQIEGHFWLEITWIVIPCIIVTWMFFVGYRGFGMMRGVPDDAMVVRVTGKQWSWSFAYPEEGVTSAEMVVPVNRAVRVELTAPPDDVLHSFYIPDFRVKEDVVPGRDTYLWFKSDRTGNYNIFCAEFCGKDHSKMISMLRVVEEDEYQDWVRRTILKRYKPLEYAAVTNPEHPGFGPEDLNIDPKVLYATYCASCHGAQGDGSGLPGLARDFRTEAGWKKSARVADIYRTLIHGIEGTQMRAFPNFTPWENVALAHMVRGFLTTPPAPDSEADYQALVAEFGLDKVQAPKESIPVEKAMDLILKEASQ; this comes from the coding sequence ATGCCCATCGCCGCACCATCGGAAATATCACGGGAGGTGAACCACGCCTTTCTCCTGATCGGCGGGACCAGCCTTGTGCTGCTGGTCGGCATCACCCTGGCCATGCTGCTCTTTGTGTTCCGTTTCCGGCGCAGCCGCGCGCGGACGACGGCGCAGATCGAGGGCCACTTCTGGCTTGAGATCACCTGGATCGTGATTCCGTGCATCATCGTGACCTGGATGTTTTTCGTTGGCTACCGCGGCTTCGGCATGATGCGGGGCGTCCCCGACGACGCGATGGTGGTGAGGGTGACGGGCAAGCAGTGGTCATGGTCCTTCGCCTATCCGGAGGAGGGGGTGACGAGCGCGGAGATGGTGGTTCCGGTGAACCGCGCGGTGCGGGTCGAGCTGACGGCGCCGCCCGACGACGTGCTGCACAGCTTTTACATCCCCGATTTCCGCGTGAAGGAGGACGTTGTTCCGGGCAGGGACACGTATCTGTGGTTCAAGTCCGACCGTACCGGCAACTACAACATATTCTGCGCCGAGTTCTGCGGCAAGGACCATTCGAAAATGATCTCCATGCTGCGGGTCGTGGAGGAGGACGAATACCAAGACTGGGTGCGCCGGACCATACTAAAACGGTACAAGCCGCTTGAGTACGCCGCGGTCACCAATCCGGAGCATCCCGGTTTTGGGCCGGAAGACCTGAACATTGACCCGAAGGTGCTGTATGCGACGTACTGCGCCTCGTGCCACGGGGCGCAGGGGGACGGTTCGGGGCTTCCGGGTCTGGCGCGTGATTTCCGCACGGAGGCGGGCTGGAAAAAGAGCGCCCGCGTGGCGGACATTTACCGAACCCTCATCCATGGGATCGAGGGCACGCAGATGCGGGCGTTTCCGAATTTCACGCCGTGGGAAAATGTGGCCCTGGCCCACATGGTGCGGGGGTTCCTGACCACGCCGCCCGCGCCGGACAGCGAGGCGGACTACCAGGCCCTGGTCGCCGAATTTGGGCTGGACAAGGTGCAGGCGCCGAAGGAGTCCATTCCTGTCGAAAAGGCCATGGACCTGATTCTGAAGGAGGCGTCCCAATGA
- a CDS encoding protoheme IX farnesyltransferase: MSPAAAKALFLGGGGAGEKALPGAAKAALGLYLQLTKTKINLAVAITAVMGYVMAGGGWDMALPLSIFGTFLLASGAAALNQWQEAPFDARMRRTRTRPIPSGRIRPAGAFFIGVLLLLAGFYMLSSLPQNRWVVMALGALAVFWYNGVYTPLKRVTPFAVVPGALIGAIPPLIGWCAAGGEWNHPLVLHAAFFMYIWQIPHFWLLLLMYGGQYDDAGLPTLTKVFSRAQLHRITFMWVLATAVTGLSLPAFEGRALLFPWNVAVVLSSVWIAAKGAGLLWRPEAQAEGKPFLRAFMQINLYALVVVACLSLSALGMVWP; this comes from the coding sequence ATGAGCCCCGCAGCCGCGAAGGCCCTGTTTCTGGGGGGCGGCGGCGCGGGCGAGAAGGCTTTGCCGGGCGCCGCAAAGGCGGCCCTGGGGCTGTACCTGCAACTGACCAAGACGAAAATCAACCTCGCGGTCGCAATCACGGCGGTCATGGGGTACGTGATGGCGGGGGGCGGCTGGGACATGGCGCTTCCGCTGTCCATCTTCGGCACCTTCCTGCTGGCGTCGGGGGCCGCCGCGCTGAACCAGTGGCAGGAGGCGCCCTTTGACGCGCGGATGCGGCGGACCCGGACGCGCCCCATCCCCTCGGGGCGGATACGGCCGGCGGGGGCCTTTTTCATCGGGGTTCTGCTGCTTCTGGCGGGGTTCTACATGCTGTCGTCGCTTCCCCAAAACAGGTGGGTTGTGATGGCGCTGGGCGCGCTGGCGGTGTTCTGGTACAACGGGGTGTACACGCCCCTCAAGCGGGTGACGCCCTTTGCCGTGGTGCCCGGCGCGCTGATTGGCGCGATACCGCCGCTGATCGGCTGGTGCGCGGCGGGCGGGGAATGGAACCACCCGCTGGTCCTGCATGCCGCCTTCTTCATGTACATCTGGCAAATCCCCCATTTCTGGCTGCTGTTGCTGATGTACGGCGGGCAGTACGACGACGCGGGGCTGCCCACGCTGACCAAAGTGTTTTCGCGCGCGCAGCTCCACCGGATCACCTTCATGTGGGTGCTGGCCACGGCGGTGACCGGACTGTCCCTGCCGGCCTTCGAGGGGCGGGCGCTGCTCTTTCCCTGGAATGTGGCCGTGGTCCTCTCGTCAGTCTGGATTGCGGCGAAGGGGGCGGGCCTGCTGTGGCGGCCCGAGGCGCAGGCGGAGGGAAAACCCTTTCTCCGGGCCTTCATGCAGATCAACCTCTACGCGCTTGTCGTCGTGGCGTGTTTGAGCCTGAGCGCCCTGGGGATGGTGTGGCCCTGA
- a CDS encoding lysozyme: MARKVNKAGFDLVKHFEGFYTKAYTCPAGVWTIGYGHTKGVKRGDTVTLDEAEQLLEADLDAAGAEVERLVRVPLKDNQYAALVSFVFNAGSGNFAASTLRKKLNAGGYDDVPVELARWVKATDPKTGQKRTLAGLVRRRAAEGELWLSAEPGRFVNSSIMPQEVSR; this comes from the coding sequence ATGGCAAGGAAAGTGAACAAGGCCGGATTCGATCTGGTAAAGCATTTCGAGGGCTTTTACACCAAGGCCTATACCTGTCCGGCGGGCGTGTGGACCATCGGATACGGCCACACAAAAGGGGTCAAGCGGGGGGACACGGTGACCCTCGACGAGGCGGAGCAACTGCTTGAGGCCGACCTGGACGCGGCGGGCGCGGAGGTCGAGCGGCTGGTGCGCGTTCCCCTGAAGGACAACCAGTACGCGGCCCTGGTCAGTTTTGTGTTCAACGCCGGCTCCGGTAACTTCGCGGCCAGCACGCTCCGGAAAAAACTCAACGCGGGCGGCTATGACGACGTGCCCGTGGAACTGGCCCGCTGGGTGAAGGCCACGGACCCCAAAACCGGCCAGAAGCGGACCCTTGCGGGGCTGGTGCGGCGCCGCGCGGCGGAGGGCGAGCTGTGGCTTTCCGCCGAGCCGGGAAGGTTCGTCAACAGCAGTATCATGCCCCAAGAGGTGTCAAGGTAA